One Oceanithermus desulfurans DNA segment encodes these proteins:
- a CDS encoding PP2C family protein-serine/threonine phosphatase: protein MHLTDRLEIATASNIGRVRRNNEDFHRAAVYPTPKGNLLVAGVADGMGGAEAGEIASKIAIDSLSEAVRAYADHLASHRPGVPLDRLVLKAFTLAQRRIRNYAARHPGSQGMGTTMTALIAFENAPKGFIGHIGDSRAYRYRHGELKLLTQDHSWVAQQVRMGRMTDWEAEEHPWRNMLTQALGVEDAEFEVTPVELVRGDVYVFTTDGLYNLVPPEEWVVDLDQKDLESAVDYWTAQAVKRGGTDNITVVAVRIR from the coding sequence ATGCACCTTACCGACCGTCTGGAAATCGCCACCGCTTCCAACATTGGCCGCGTCCGGCGCAACAACGAAGACTTCCACCGCGCCGCGGTCTACCCGACGCCCAAGGGCAACCTCCTGGTCGCCGGGGTGGCCGACGGCATGGGCGGCGCGGAGGCGGGCGAGATCGCCTCCAAGATCGCCATCGACAGCCTCAGCGAGGCGGTGCGCGCCTACGCCGACCACCTGGCCAGCCACCGCCCCGGGGTCCCGCTCGACCGGCTCGTGCTCAAGGCGTTCACCCTGGCGCAACGGCGGATCCGCAACTACGCCGCGCGCCACCCCGGCAGCCAGGGAATGGGCACCACGATGACCGCGCTGATCGCCTTCGAGAACGCCCCCAAGGGCTTTATCGGCCACATCGGCGATTCACGCGCCTACCGCTACCGCCACGGCGAGCTGAAGCTGCTCACCCAGGACCACTCCTGGGTGGCCCAGCAGGTGCGCATGGGGCGGATGACCGACTGGGAAGCGGAGGAACACCCCTGGCGTAACATGCTCACCCAGGCCCTGGGCGTCGAGGACGCCGAGTTCGAGGTCACCCCGGTGGAGCTGGTGCGCGGCGACGTCTACGTCTTCACCACCGACGGGCTGTACAACCTGGTGCCGCCGGAGGAGTGGGTCGTCGACCTGGACCAAAAGGACCTTGAATCCGCGGTAGACTACTGGACAGCCCAGGCGGTGAAGCGCGGCGGTACAGACAACATCACCGTCGTGGCGGTACGGATACGATGA